In Nitrospinota bacterium, a single genomic region encodes these proteins:
- a CDS encoding heme-copper oxidase subunit III: MNSEITTEHHWEWSWSPAAIVFGIFFVLPLAFTANFQYENLLLTAIFCGIGVPLLLAGIAKWTSEGLRQKHMQFGYSVSGIAIFIVSEAFIFLSMFASYWLARLSAYSWPPEGTPHISLLLPVVMTIVLVTSSFTIHLAEGKLHEGDMAGFKSNLGITILLGLTFFSMSIYEYYHLVQIGFGMSTNIYSTAFYSITGFHASHVLIGVFSFIVVLIPALGGTVNRTFVQCTAIYWHFVDIIWFFVVTQVYFW, from the coding sequence ATGAATTCGGAAATCACAACCGAACATCACTGGGAGTGGAGCTGGTCCCCGGCCGCAATAGTATTCGGCATCTTTTTTGTTTTACCGCTGGCATTTACCGCGAACTTCCAATACGAGAATCTGCTTTTAACAGCGATTTTCTGCGGCATAGGGGTTCCATTGCTGTTGGCCGGTATTGCGAAATGGACAAGCGAAGGCTTGAGGCAGAAGCATATGCAGTTCGGATACTCGGTATCCGGCATCGCGATATTCATTGTTTCCGAAGCGTTTATTTTTCTAAGCATGTTTGCCAGCTACTGGCTTGCGCGTCTTTCCGCATATTCATGGCCACCGGAGGGGACTCCGCATATTAGCCTTCTCCTCCCTGTGGTTATGACGATAGTTCTGGTTACTTCCAGTTTCACGATACATCTTGCTGAAGGCAAGCTTCATGAAGGTGATATGGCCGGTTTCAAGAGCAACCTCGGCATAACCATTCTTCTAGGCCTTACTTTTTTCAGCATGTCGATTTACGAGTATTACCACCTTGTTCAAATCGGATTCGGAATGAGCACGAACATTTACAGCACGGCATTTTATTCGATAACAGGGTTTCACGCCTCTCATGTCCTTATCGGCGTCTTTTCATTCATCGTAGTCCTTATCCCCGCGCTAGGGGGGACAGTTAACAGGACGTTTGTTCAGTGCACCGCGATCTACTGGCATTTTGTAGACATCATCTGGTTCTTTGTCGTAACGCAGGTTTATTTCTGGTAG
- a CDS encoding NCS2 family permease yields MLEKFFHLKEHGTTISTEILAGLTTYITMSYVIFVQPAVLSRAGMDFGSVMTATCVSSAIGSILMGYLANLPVAQAPAMGHNFFFVFTVCGAISMGGYGFTWQAGLGAILIAGTAMTILSQFGMRDKVVQAMPLSLKFAIPAGIGLFITLIGMQWGGIVVANPGTMISLGSFTHGPAWLVLITVLVIALLMALEIRGSILIGIFFATVVSLFLGYAEWHGVFGLPASIMPTFLSLDVFGALSMPRIASVVFIFFILDLFDTIGTLTAVCSGAGLMKGGYLPKAREALTADGVATVAGSLLGTTTVTSYIESASGVASGGRTGLTAIVTGILFIFSLVLYPLAKSVGGGFEISEGVYLYPVIAPALIIVGFFMVNLASKIEWESPTEGIPAFLTMVAMPFTYSITEGVAFGIISYSLLHTGYFSFPKTSPIIHFLAVIFLARYLFIY; encoded by the coding sequence CCTATATAACGATGTCGTATGTGATATTCGTACAGCCAGCAGTGCTTTCACGCGCGGGGATGGATTTCGGCTCGGTAATGACGGCAACGTGTGTCAGTTCCGCCATAGGCTCGATACTCATGGGGTATCTTGCGAATCTTCCGGTCGCGCAGGCTCCCGCGATGGGGCACAACTTTTTTTTCGTTTTCACCGTTTGCGGCGCGATTTCAATGGGGGGGTATGGTTTTACCTGGCAGGCGGGGCTTGGCGCGATATTGATAGCAGGAACGGCGATGACGATCCTTTCCCAGTTCGGCATGCGGGACAAGGTTGTGCAGGCGATGCCGCTATCGCTTAAGTTCGCGATACCTGCCGGAATAGGGCTCTTCATAACCCTGATAGGGATGCAGTGGGGGGGGATTGTGGTCGCAAATCCCGGCACGATGATCTCGCTTGGTTCATTCACGCATGGACCTGCATGGCTTGTGTTGATAACGGTACTTGTTATAGCGCTACTAATGGCACTGGAAATACGGGGCTCAATATTGATAGGCATTTTTTTTGCCACTGTCGTATCGCTTTTTCTTGGCTACGCGGAGTGGCACGGCGTATTTGGGTTGCCGGCATCCATAATGCCGACATTTTTATCGCTTGATGTTTTCGGGGCACTCTCCATGCCGCGTATCGCAAGCGTCGTTTTCATATTTTTCATTCTGGACCTGTTCGACACTATTGGAACACTTACGGCGGTTTGCTCCGGTGCGGGATTGATGAAAGGGGGGTACCTGCCGAAAGCAAGGGAAGCATTGACCGCCGACGGAGTGGCAACGGTAGCCGGCTCGCTTCTCGGTACTACAACGGTTACAAGCTACATTGAAAGCGCGTCCGGTGTTGCCAGCGGCGGAAGGACTGGTCTGACAGCGATCGTTACCGGAATACTTTTCATCTTTTCGCTTGTGCTTTACCCGCTTGCAAAATCCGTCGGCGGAGGTTTCGAGATAAGCGAAGGTGTATATCTCTATCCTGTTATCGCGCCTGCGCTGATAATCGTAGGTTTCTTCATGGTAAACCTGGCTTCAAAGATCGAATGGGAAAGCCCGACGGAAGGGATACCGGCATTTCTTACGATGGTCGCCATGCCGTTCACCTATTCGATAACGGAAGGGGTTGCTTTCGGGATAATTTCGTACAGCCTTTTGCATACCGGCTATTTCTCTTTTCCAAAGACCAGCCCGATTATCCATTTTCTGGCAGTCATATTCCTGGCGAGATATCTGTTTATATATTAG
- the cyoE gene encoding heme o synthase: protein MNSTIKSTTAEKTFPMDRKFFKALLIITKPGIVALSLVAGWTGLYIGSHGIPRYYDFLWTTLGLGLATAGAATLNNFIDRDIDSVMQRTSARSLPSGSVSPSFAYMYGTGLVIVSLLITKIYLGTLVTLLTGAAIFTYVIMYSLFLKRTTPMATHIGGIGGALPPLIGYAAAHGDLDTHALILFLIIVVWQQPHFWALALKYRNEYAKAGVPILPVAKGVKATKVRLFWYTLALIPVSVLPYTSGMSGIYYLATAIVLGVAYLAFTVRFLYSQKEKEMFLFFFSIAYLGVLFIVLILDMV from the coding sequence TTGAACTCAACAATAAAAAGCACGACGGCGGAAAAGACATTTCCGATGGACAGAAAATTCTTCAAGGCCCTGCTGATAATTACAAAGCCGGGCATAGTGGCGCTCTCGCTCGTTGCCGGATGGACGGGGCTGTATATAGGCTCACATGGAATACCGAGATATTACGATTTTCTATGGACGACGCTCGGCCTCGGTCTTGCGACAGCCGGCGCGGCAACGCTGAACAACTTCATAGACCGCGACATAGATTCGGTCATGCAAAGGACGAGCGCCAGGTCGCTTCCGTCCGGTTCAGTATCACCTTCTTTCGCCTACATGTACGGAACGGGATTAGTAATAGTCTCTCTCCTTATCACGAAAATCTATCTAGGCACGCTGGTTACGCTGTTGACCGGTGCGGCGATATTCACATACGTGATAATGTATTCGCTTTTCCTGAAGAGGACGACGCCGATGGCCACTCACATCGGCGGCATTGGGGGCGCTCTCCCTCCGCTAATCGGTTATGCCGCCGCCCATGGGGATCTTGATACGCACGCGCTTATCCTCTTTCTGATAATAGTGGTCTGGCAACAGCCTCATTTCTGGGCGTTGGCGCTCAAGTACAGGAACGAATACGCAAAAGCAGGCGTTCCGATACTCCCTGTGGCAAAGGGGGTAAAGGCCACCAAGGTAAGGCTCTTCTGGTACACGCTTGCCTTGATCCCTGTTTCCGTGTTGCCGTATACGTCCGGGATGTCGGGGATATATTATCTCGCAACGGCTATCGTGCTTGGCGTGGCGTACCTTGCGTTCACTGTTCGATTCCTATATTCGCAAAAAGAGAAAGAGATGTTTCTCTTCTTCTTTTCAATCGCCTATCTTGGCGTGCTATTCATTGTATTAATTCTGGATATGGTGTGA
- a CDS encoding COX15/CtaA family protein, producing the protein MKENTPKVVLGLTILFTYSLLVLGNLVTTTGSGLDCPDWPLCHGTVIPPANIGIWIEWSHRLLGGVTGTLIIFSSIYILKRTSGGIKFFMKAVLVLIVTVVLLGGAVVLIEAPFLDTLLRITVVSSHIVIAALIFVLLVISYRPIARGTEEPPKDKYQLWLFGIVATQAIIGVLVRYSNSSLACPDWPLCQGAILPPSLLPEVLVHYTHRLVAYIILGLTGYQLYVSLNAKSPRAVTDAITFGAVSAQATLGVLIVLTEMFLPILVLHGATAFFILGWSAWLAAPLIVTGKEVKA; encoded by the coding sequence TTGAAAGAAAATACACCGAAAGTGGTGCTTGGCCTGACTATACTGTTCACTTACTCGCTTTTAGTGCTCGGCAATCTGGTAACAACTACCGGCTCCGGTCTCGATTGTCCCGACTGGCCGCTATGTCACGGCACAGTGATACCTCCAGCCAACATAGGCATCTGGATAGAGTGGAGCCACCGCCTCCTGGGGGGTGTGACAGGGACGCTGATCATCTTTTCTTCCATTTACATATTGAAGAGGACGTCGGGCGGGATTAAATTTTTCATGAAGGCGGTGCTAGTGCTAATTGTCACCGTTGTCCTTTTGGGGGGCGCGGTAGTGCTGATCGAAGCACCATTTCTCGATACCTTGCTGCGCATAACCGTCGTTTCCAGCCACATAGTGATTGCGGCGCTCATATTCGTTCTGCTCGTTATTTCATACCGTCCGATTGCCAGGGGGACGGAAGAGCCGCCCAAGGACAAGTATCAGCTATGGCTCTTCGGAATAGTCGCGACGCAGGCGATAATCGGCGTCCTTGTCAGGTATTCAAATTCATCGCTTGCATGCCCCGACTGGCCCCTTTGCCAGGGGGCGATACTCCCGCCGAGCCTCCTCCCCGAAGTGCTGGTGCATTACACTCACAGACTTGTTGCCTACATCATTCTTGGCTTGACGGGGTACCAGCTTTATGTTTCCCTCAATGCGAAATCTCCCAGGGCCGTCACCGACGCGATAACTTTCGGGGCGGTATCGGCGCAGGCAACGCTTGGCGTGCTTATTGTCCTTACGGAGATGTTTCTCCCCATACTGGTTCTGCACGGAGCAACAGCGTTTTTCATTCTTGGCTGGAGCGCCTGGCTGGCAGCGCCTTTGATCGTTACCGGTAAAGAGGTAAAAGCTTGA
- a CDS encoding cbb3-type cytochrome c oxidase subunit I: protein MKEWLFTTDHKRVGILYLIGSLTAFSIAGFMALLIRIEQYSVGPLITDNPGTYNSWLYFHGAAMILAFLIPGLTGFAANYLLPLMIGAPDVAFPRINAFSVWLFLAAIMLALISLVIPNPPDVMWTGYPPYSVTTEGNTAFYVFTVHLLGFSSLLGAVNFLVTVMYMRAPGMGWNQLNMFVWTTVAAFVLQLVFVPVLAAAMTLLLFDKYLGTHFFDPAAGGDVLLYQNLFWFYSHPAVYVIMIPAFGLLFEVVAAMSKNPIFNYKVAVYGGVWGTVLISGEVWVHHLYVSGMPDWIRIGMMVTTLMISIPVGLLVLSLWGTLYGGKIYYNTAMMFASASFFLFLVGGLTGIPLAMTAIDLHVGETSFVYAHFHYVMALFATFCIFSAVYFWFPKMTGKYANEGLGKAGFWLNFIGVNITFFPLMVLGLKGMPRRYYDWAMFAGDPSFETTHHIATYGSFIIALGMGMTLVNWIYSAVAGEEAPDNPWKSRSLEWTHIKGVPGPGNFKEPVVVDADWTPYNYQKKSK from the coding sequence TTGAAAGAATGGCTTTTTACCACCGACCATAAAAGGGTGGGGATACTCTATCTCATAGGCTCTCTGACGGCGTTTTCCATAGCCGGTTTCATGGCGCTTCTGATACGCATCGAGCAGTACAGCGTAGGCCCGCTAATCACGGATAACCCCGGTACCTACAATTCATGGCTCTATTTTCACGGCGCAGCGATGATCCTCGCCTTTCTTATCCCCGGACTTACAGGCTTCGCGGCGAACTATCTCCTACCGCTGATGATAGGGGCGCCAGACGTCGCTTTCCCTCGGATAAATGCTTTCTCGGTATGGCTTTTTCTGGCCGCCATAATGCTTGCCCTCATCTCGCTGGTGATACCGAATCCACCCGACGTCATGTGGACCGGCTACCCTCCGTACAGCGTGACGACCGAAGGGAATACAGCCTTTTACGTCTTTACGGTGCACCTTCTCGGTTTTTCATCGCTCCTCGGCGCGGTGAACTTCCTCGTAACAGTCATGTACATGCGCGCGCCAGGCATGGGGTGGAACCAGCTGAACATGTTTGTCTGGACAACTGTCGCGGCATTTGTCCTTCAGCTTGTTTTTGTTCCCGTACTTGCCGCGGCGATGACACTGTTGCTTTTTGACAAATATCTAGGCACCCATTTTTTCGATCCTGCCGCCGGGGGTGATGTGCTCCTGTATCAGAATCTTTTTTGGTTCTATTCGCATCCGGCTGTTTACGTGATAATGATCCCGGCGTTCGGCCTCCTGTTTGAAGTGGTAGCCGCCATGTCAAAAAATCCGATCTTCAACTACAAGGTAGCTGTCTACGGAGGCGTATGGGGGACGGTACTTATCAGCGGCGAGGTGTGGGTTCACCATCTGTATGTTTCGGGCATGCCGGACTGGATAAGGATCGGAATGATGGTTACCACGCTGATGATCTCCATACCGGTGGGGCTCCTGGTACTGTCGCTTTGGGGGACGTTATACGGCGGGAAGATCTATTACAACACTGCGATGATGTTCGCCTCTGCTTCGTTTTTCCTCTTCCTTGTAGGGGGTCTTACTGGGATTCCGCTCGCAATGACGGCTATCGACCTTCATGTGGGGGAGACGTCGTTCGTGTACGCTCATTTTCACTATGTAATGGCGCTATTCGCCACCTTCTGCATTTTCTCCGCAGTATATTTCTGGTTCCCGAAGATGACGGGAAAATACGCGAATGAAGGGCTCGGGAAGGCCGGTTTCTGGCTAAATTTCATCGGGGTAAACATCACCTTCTTTCCGCTTATGGTATTGGGGCTCAAAGGGATGCCGAGAAGATATTACGATTGGGCGATGTTCGCCGGTGACCCGTCGTTCGAAACGACGCATCATATTGCCACATACGGTTCTTTTATTATCGCCCTCGGCATGGGGATGACGCTCGTCAATTGGATATATTCGGCTGTCGCCGGGGAGGAAGCGCCGGATAATCCGTGGAAGTCGAGATCGCTCGAATGGACGCACATTAAGGGGGTTCCGGGGCCGGGGAATTTCAAGGAGCCGGTCGTGGTGGATGCGGACTGGACCCCTTACAATTACCAGAAGAAAAGTAAGTAG
- a CDS encoding cytochrome c oxidase subunit II codes for MKRGTIGTAGAHSVLILLFQFLLPATAAENVANNVNPIPDPAAEWDILWHEMMIDITIIGVLFGVVAIYWMYKYRTDDLDEVGNPPKLISAKALGWALIPAFIFAADDFYLAAKGWTVWSIYRKVPKDAYEIKVKAYQWGWEFDYGDGVTSDVMRVPEEKPVVLRMTSDDVIHSFFLPKYRVKEDVMPGRVTHLWFLPHKGDKTIAVCTEYCGIGHSTMPADVIAVPEKELADWIASEKAEEE; via the coding sequence ATGAAGAGGGGAACAATAGGAACTGCTGGGGCGCATTCGGTGTTGATCCTGCTGTTTCAGTTTTTATTGCCGGCAACCGCGGCAGAAAATGTGGCAAACAATGTGAATCCGATCCCGGATCCCGCCGCGGAGTGGGATATCCTTTGGCACGAGATGATGATAGACATCACGATTATCGGGGTTCTTTTCGGCGTGGTCGCAATCTATTGGATGTACAAATACAGGACGGACGATCTCGACGAGGTGGGGAATCCGCCGAAACTGATATCGGCAAAGGCTCTCGGATGGGCGCTTATCCCTGCATTTATTTTTGCCGCTGATGATTTCTATCTCGCCGCCAAGGGGTGGACGGTCTGGAGCATATACAGGAAGGTTCCCAAAGATGCCTATGAAATAAAAGTAAAGGCGTATCAGTGGGGGTGGGAGTTCGATTACGGCGACGGTGTTACCAGCGACGTGATGAGGGTGCCGGAGGAAAAACCGGTTGTCCTCCGCATGACAAGCGATGACGTGATACACAGTTTTTTCCTGCCGAAGTACAGGGTGAAGGAAGACGTAATGCCCGGCAGGGTGACCCATCTCTGGTTCCTGCCGCACAAGGGGGATAAGACGATAGCCGTATGCACGGAGTACTGCGGCATAGGACATTCGACAATGCCCGCGGATGTAATCGCCGTTCCGGAAAAGGAGCTGGCTGACTGGATAGCCTCTGAAAAAGCGGAGGAAGAATGA
- a CDS encoding cbb3-type cytochrome c oxidase subunit I → MRYTNVGKWFSLSVFALGMGGFFAFVVGMSRSPSISKLLPENYFQYALVGHVDLAIICWLMLSAIVLWIYHLKIALFQNSYWLAVIGVDLIALAAIFAFGEASLNNYVPVLDHPVFFLGLGLLFFAFVINSSASFAFALKEITTDEMIGNAVVTSLYISMVLVASVLVSFLLVGGGNLDTYYERVFWTPGHIQQFLNGTMLLIVWYSLLKITTGEEPKGSRLLVWANRLLIISAVFLLSLLFFFDPLDRPLRIGSEIVYAVGLGLPLFLHIANIFKQYKFKSKEPASVALLGSMLIYLYGIFIAYGGFGDDTRVPAHYHGAVTALTLALMAFGYNLMKEHGLKIYFEKAARIQPYVYGAGMILFISGLFVSGLFGAPRKTYGVDWTDNPVILASLSLMGVGTLLAVIGGIMFVAYAGTTIIKNVKVKGGTQHD, encoded by the coding sequence ATGAGATATACAAATGTAGGCAAGTGGTTCTCGCTTTCAGTTTTCGCTCTCGGCATGGGAGGTTTTTTCGCTTTCGTTGTAGGGATGAGCAGATCCCCTTCAATTTCCAAGCTTCTGCCGGAAAACTATTTCCAGTACGCGCTCGTGGGGCATGTCGACCTGGCGATTATCTGCTGGCTGATGCTCTCCGCAATCGTGCTCTGGATATACCATCTGAAAATAGCGCTGTTCCAAAACAGCTATTGGCTTGCCGTAATCGGAGTTGACCTTATCGCGTTGGCGGCGATCTTCGCCTTTGGCGAAGCGAGCCTTAACAACTACGTCCCGGTTCTCGATCATCCAGTATTTTTCCTTGGACTTGGACTCCTCTTTTTCGCATTTGTGATAAATTCAAGCGCCTCATTCGCTTTCGCGTTAAAGGAGATAACAACGGACGAGATGATAGGCAACGCGGTTGTCACCTCTCTGTATATATCAATGGTACTTGTCGCATCCGTCCTTGTCTCATTCCTTTTAGTTGGCGGTGGGAACCTTGACACATATTATGAAAGAGTCTTCTGGACGCCGGGGCATATTCAGCAGTTCCTTAACGGCACAATGCTTCTTATCGTCTGGTACTCCCTGTTGAAGATCACGACTGGAGAAGAGCCAAAGGGATCGAGGCTCCTGGTCTGGGCGAACAGGCTCTTGATCATTTCGGCTGTATTTCTTTTAAGTCTTCTCTTCTTTTTTGACCCGCTGGACAGACCGCTGAGGATAGGTTCCGAGATAGTGTACGCTGTCGGGCTAGGGCTTCCACTTTTCCTCCATATCGCCAACATCTTTAAACAGTATAAATTCAAATCGAAAGAACCTGCCTCGGTCGCTCTGCTCGGCTCGATGCTCATCTACCTGTATGGGATATTCATCGCTTACGGCGGATTCGGCGACGATACACGCGTTCCCGCCCATTATCATGGGGCGGTTACGGCGTTGACCCTCGCACTGATGGCCTTCGGATACAATCTAATGAAGGAGCATGGGTTGAAGATATACTTTGAAAAGGCCGCCCGCATCCAGCCTTATGTTTACGGCGCTGGAATGATCCTTTTTATTAGCGGTCTTTTCGTCTCCGGTCTGTTCGGTGCTCCCCGTAAAACTTACGGTGTTGACTGGACGGATAATCCCGTAATACTTGCATCCCTCTCCCTGATGGGGGTTGGAACGCTTCTTGCGGTTATTGGAGGAATTATGTTCGTAGCTTACGCGGGGACGACGATCATTAAGAATGTTAAAGTAAAGGGCGGTACACAACATGACTGA